Part of the Clarias gariepinus isolate MV-2021 ecotype Netherlands chromosome 25, CGAR_prim_01v2, whole genome shotgun sequence genome is shown below.
aaaaaaaaaaaaaaggcagatcaTTAAAATAGATGTGCATTACATCATCCCATCTTCAAGACTTAAGAGTCTTCATTTGGGTGAAAGCCAGTGCAGTGCTATGGGGTATTTCTAAGGCTTTTTCACCTTTCAAAGCCTCTtacctttttctttcattgtaacattaaaaataaattcatcaataattaaaaagtaaattaacatCATAGACAATGCCACACGTCTTCATACACAGCTTATCAGTTGAACTTTGACACAGAAGTCCAcgttgtgacacacacacacacacacacacacacacacacacacactgctccagATATAAAAAAGAGCCAGCCTTGTAGCTATTCAGCCTTGAATCCTTTCTGACCCTGTTCACCCATCACACAGCCTCACTACACTGCCACGATGCCTGCCGACTACAATGGAAAATGGGAGATGGTGAGCAACGAGAAGTTTGATGATGTCATGAAGGCAAtgggtaaatactttttttattttttctttattctttttatgcAGGAAAAAAGTTACCTTACTTGATATGAAATATAATCCTTAATGTTTTCTTAATGACTCTTGGGATGATTTAAATTGATATAATATTTGTTTCATGTTCATATAATATTTAGTACACTTATATTTTTAAACGGCAAATTTTGTATGGGACCCCTCTGTGGTGGAATTAGAATCTGTAAGAGCTTCAGTagagaaataaactaaataatgataataataataaaaaaaaacattaatagttAGATTTAGATAAGATTTAATTTTGAAGTGAACTTAAAACAACGTCTTCTTTACTACAACTCCCAAGTTCTTTTTCAATGCTTTGTCTATGTCAAAAACTGTACTCAGGTCATAGTGTGTTCGTGATAAGACTGATAAGATAATTAGATATCTTGCTTACCCTTTGAAaccacaatgaaaaaaaaagagagatgcaTATTAAGTACAGTGAGCAGAAAGAAATTATTATAAGTCACTAATTTTCATgtagttaattttttattttattttgtttatcagACATAGACTTTGCCACACGCAAGATCGCCTCACATCTCACGCAGACAAAAGTCATCAAGCAAACCGGGGATAAATTCGAGACCAAAACTCTCAGCACGTTCAGAAATTATGACGTCAACTTCACTGTTGGAGAGGAATTTGAGGAGCACACTAAGGGCCTGGACAACAGAGTGGTCAAGGTGTGTATGACCTCTAGAAGGACGTTTTCAGTCTAATatgatgttgatgattaaaCACGTGATGTTCTGAAGGCAGAGCAGGTGATAAAACACAAAGGTCtgaaacagttcttgcaagaacaatattgtcaagtacatttgcaaaccccattaagcaccatgatgaagctggctctcatgaagaccttcccaggaaagcaaaatCAAAACCAACCTctactgcagaggagaagttcatttagaattaCCTGCCTCAGAGCTCACCAATTAagagcacctcagattagagcggttataaagactttacagagcataagtagctgAAACAGCTCAATATCAACCATTCAGAGGAgactattgcatattttggatgtctttagcattgtttaacagtttagtaagaaataaaaatcagaaaagaccatgcaattagaaggcgtgtccaaacttttgactggtgtaTTTCATATCAAAGAGAGAAAACACAATGAAGTCTTAatggaatgtacagtatgatgatgatgatgatggaatgtatgatgaaatataataaatacatacaatagACAATACAGTTAATGATGCAATACATGAAACAGCATATACCTTAACTATTAAATATGGCAAAACCAAATAGGgacaatgtaaaatataaattgaCCTGAATGTGATTTGTGCAAGTGGATTATTAAATCCATTCATCATATACCataagacatttttattttactactatattatatatattatagtaaaTGTAGTGCTGTACATGGTTCTATCATGTACTGTAAGATGGTACTACGATACATGAACCAGGATACCATCCGAAAGATGTTCTACGTCTTTTTATACCACTTTTTATCAAAGGTCAGCAGGtccagtatttatttttgtactatATCATACCATACCCTGTTCCATACCATACCAAAGGAATGTACAAACATGTATTAGATACCTGCTGAACACTGTGGTGAACAATGTAGTAGATACCCATTAGtcatgggaagtttggatcatttgagtcactcggttctttgaatcttgtttatcaaaatgaacaaatctttttttaaattatttagttcatttcaatCTTTTGCtcggaaataaaataaaatgttacattttcaataaacagacccccaacaagactatataaacaaattttggctatagttccagtaatgaaaatattacaatgcaccTAACAACATACTACGATAAACAGAaagagcagctcacctctcatatcttctggtccgaatcatttgttcttttgaatctattgcactgcatagcgtttatgggagtcacatgacaaaagaacgaacgattcggaTTCCTGTACATAACATACAGAGGGTTTGTGATGCTTTGCACATTGACGGCCAGTAGAAAATAAACGATTAACTCTTTGatactactcgttcttctgagtcattaCAGTACATAAGTACATTCAGTACATAAGTACATAATTGCATTTGACTAGACACCTTTAAGCAGTCATCGTTTTAGAAAACTGTAATGATCGCTCGAGTGCTGTGCTTACGTTTTCTAATAGTTAGCTTTTATAAGCATCTGGAAACTGCACCAGAGTGGGGCTATGTTCTGAGAGCTGATCTTAGATGGTGGTCCAAATTCAGGATAAATCTTATAACTagattaataaaactttatacaTAGAAGCCAATAGGGTACATTTTTCTAAAGCGTTTGTCATTTTCAAGCCCACTAGCTGGAGGACTAGCATGTCCTTACTGTACCAGAAACAAGCAGCCTTAGTCTGTACCCAAGACAAAGAGTgcgtacacacatacagtgactTAAATAATAATGACTTATGATAAAGTATAACTTAACATCCTAGCTCCTGAATTTTGCTAGTTTGTTGTTAAAATGGGGAAGAGGTTGTTCAGTGTCTTAATATTTCTACATTTGTCCACATTCAACAAGCtcgtttgcatgtgtgtgtgtgtgtgtgtgtgtgtgtgtgtcacctttGTCTTGCAGACACTCGTCACCTGGGATGGAGataagcttgtgtgtgtgcaaaaaggcGAGAAGGAGAATCGAGGCTGGACGCACTGGATAGAGGGAGACCTGCTGCATCTGGTAAATCATCTATCAACACACTTATTGCTTAATAACCTGATAACTAGAACTCTATCAGAATAAACACCatccacacacacctacactgaAATAATCTGAAACAGAGGTCATTCCCAATTAGATTTCTAACAGATGGAAAAGACGAGTCTGTGAGTaatggtgtgtttttttcttccacttcaTCAGGAGATCACCTGCCAGGACAAAGTCTGCCATCAGGTCTTTAAGAAGAAGGAATAGCAGTCTGAAGATGTAGCAGCTCTCCTGTGCGTCACCTTTTAACGCTCATGTGTGcatttactgttgttgttgtacaTATGTTCCTATGCAATGCAATTCTAATAAAGCGTTTTACACAATGTTTTAATCAGTTGTacattgaatgtttttttacttgtaaTGGACACAAGACATGCCATGAGTTAAGAAAGAAAGCACCCAATTATTGCAACCACTTAATGTGACCTAATGTACTTAATATGgcttaaagtgagaaatgaaagttGTTCATGTTGTGGTTTAAGACTAATTAGCAAAACGTTAGGActatctatttttttcctattgtaTTAGAAACTAATCATGATACATTTTACTTGgtatagacatactgtacactgattaGCCGTAATAAAATTAACACCACAGCAAGTTAAactgaataacactgattattaattGTATACCAGAAAACCAGTGACAGGTTCATGGGCACCCACGGCTCAGCCATGACCACAGGGATCAAAGGCCAGTCTGTCTGGTCGGATACCAATAAAAagctggccacaatagaaagaCACCaggacacccagtgcaccacagcccgcTGTACAGTTGTGTTccaaataatagcagtgtgttgaaaaaaaaaactaaagctccatatccatataataacttttaatttaaatcacacaaatgcattggacaccctgcacattctattctgaatcacaacatgaagaaaaattgattattattttacagaaagtgacgaaaaacaaatattagcagTGTCTAATATGAATTcactgtttaaacaaaaaatgcttgaagtttaatctttgtgcatctctgaactaatatttagttgtataaccatgcttTCTGAGAACTTCTTCACATGtgtgacaattgtactacacTCCACAATTgctctgcatttcttggtttttcctcagaaacagcatttttaatgtcagcccacaagttttctattggattagggtctggggattgggccggccactccataacgtcaatcttgttggtctggaaccaagatgctgttcacttactggtgtgtttggggtcattgttttgttaaaacacccattttaagtgcatttcctcttcggcataaggctCAAGTCttactcaaattgatccatgacccctaaatgtgataaatatatccccaacaccatagtacgagaagcatccccatatcatgatgcttgtgcctccgtgcttcactgtcttcacagtgtactgtggcttgaaatCAGTGTTTGagggcctgacaaactgtctacGGCCTCTAGGcccaaaaagaacaatcttgctttcatcagtccacaaaatattgcacctttctctttaggccagtcaatgtgttctttggcgaactgtaaccttttcagcacatgtcttttttccaacaatgggacttcttgctgatagcttggcttcacatagccgagttctaatagtaacagtactcacaggtaactttaggtgtTCTACCTCTccaattgaactccacactgctattattttgaacacgccCCTTTtcgattaatgattaaattacacagaatcaggtgcattcaatcatgactgttgggtctgttggttttctattactccactacacctacaagtaaaatatttaccatgaataaatataatttctcccaaaaacaattattgatctggttACTGAGGATGGACTGCTATTACTTTGAACACAACTGTGCATAAGatccagcaggcaaagagcccaaggacAATACGGCCTCCAAACTTCCGAGATCCCAATTTGATCAAGCACTCATGAAATGCGCCATACAAACAAGTTTGATCCATGGAGGACTTATctcgcaacccacagcacccaaaggatctgctgccaacatcctgaTGCCAGCCACCACAGCACCCCCAGGGGGCTTAATCAGTGTATATTTCCTATCAGGTAAAAGATATTTTCACATATAGCCAAATTTACCcaatatttctatttgtttatgtaatatgtCATTATATCAAATGTAACATTACTAAGTCCACTTCTATACACTTTTACCATAATAGACGTTCAAACCAAACCAGGGCttttaattgtcaataaaagaaCACGATCatcagagtaaaaactacctctatataatcccctgatacactaatgtaTCATTTTAGTATTTCACTAATGCTTGTACATCATCTAGATAGATAgtgtttacagtacagtactctggagccatgatcaaactgcctgacatgctggcctcccaagaactcttCTGGAAAACGCGAAAATGGCTTCAGAATGGGACAAAGGATGTGAAAATAcccacaatccaaaaaaataataataaatagccttgtgcccaaagtgtCCTGGAATAGGGTCCAAGCCCCCTGTGACCTATATGTATGGTATAGGTATGCATTATAGGtgatgaatgtactgtatgattgaATGGatgaatacaattttttttaaattacatttagtaATATGTGACGCATGTTTCAGCAGTAGAAGTCGCTAGTGAACCACATGCTACATGAAGCTGCTAATAATGAAACTTTCCTTGAATAAATCAGCATAAGTCTCTTTTGGCCATCACTACCTGTTATTAATTTCAAGCTTGAAATAATCGTATGactttgattatttaattaaaatcaagAAAACAAGAACCTTGTAATCActgaaatctgtaaaaaaacaacaacatataaacaGGCTGAATAATCATATACTtgatttatattaatttcacaacatgaatttttttaatacatttattgtgTTAAAACTTTCACGTTCTatgatattatttaaaatttggttCATTATTATCGAATAGTACTATTTATATATTGAGTAGTAACTCAATTTGAGATACATAACTGTATAGTTGTTCATTAGGCTGGGAGGTGTGCAGAGACTGTAGGAATGACACTTCACATAGCTGAAAGTTTATTAACAGTTTTACACAAGAACAGTAACCAATCTGCAATATTCTGTGCTGTTGAAGTATTACAAAATGACTTATTGTACAATACATAGTGATGTCCCACATGATGACGCACTTTGGTACGATTTCCATTTAAGCAGAGGTCACTTCCAAGGCCTGTTTGTATGACTGCAAAGCCAACATTATTGCAGGCTTCTGAGACTCACAATCAGCATAGACCTGAGAAGAGAAAGGTGCAAGATGTGTGAGGTTATACATTCAGGGCACAATGCACAggaaattttgtaaaataaactataaaacaAGAATTTGCCCTAATTAGCAAAAGTGTTGTGCTGTAAACTGttttttggaaaagaaaataGCACTAATCCCTCTTTTAAAGCCTCAAAACAAGAGTTTGTTTTTGAATAgaaggagtttaaaaaaaatgcaattatcTCATGTCAGGAAAAGTTATTTTGACATAATCTTTAACAATTTATGAGGGTGCGAATACAATGCCAAAAACCAAACAAAGTCAAAAACTGGACCAAAAAcaatcaatcaaacaaacaaacgagaTTTTAACTATCAGAAATCTGTCCGAGTTCATGCGGAGGAGCCTGGTGAGCTGTGTGACCAACATGGAAGGTAACACTAAATATTGAGATGCACTAATTATTGGTGAATAGTCCAGATAGTAAATAATTTGCAATGCACACACTgaaattttgttaatttattgacACTGGAAACTTGTACCTTTATTGCAAATTTCACTCTGCTTCTCCTACTGgacacaactgttttttttttggtgcttaGAATGTACGTATGTGTAATGTATGTATGTGAGATTACCTGGAGCAGGTCGATGCCTGTAGCTTGTTGGCTCTGTAATGCCACATCGCTCTGGGGATGCACCA
Proteins encoded:
- the rbp2a gene encoding retinol-binding protein 2a encodes the protein MPADYNGKWEMVSNEKFDDVMKAMDIDFATRKIASHLTQTKVIKQTGDKFETKTLSTFRNYDVNFTVGEEFEEHTKGLDNRVVKTLVTWDGDKLVCVQKGEKENRGWTHWIEGDLLHLEITCQDKVCHQVFKKKE